A window of the Streptomyces sp. JB150 genome harbors these coding sequences:
- a CDS encoding DUF885 domain-containing protein yields MSDTNSALPREIADGYVDELIALDPVTGTYLGAKESSSRLPDLSPAGQEALAELARRTLARLDEAERRPGAYSDIERRCARLLRERLTAGLAVHEADEGLRAVGNLGTPVHNVREVFTVTPADTEEDWAAIAERLRAVPAALTGYRESLALGLDRTLHAGPRPTAVFVEQLAEWADTGSGRGWFEDFAAGGPDALRGELDQAARAATAAVAELRDWMRDVYAPAVAGASNTVGRERYARWSRYYNGTDLDLDEAYAYGWAEFHRLLGEMRQEAEKILPGAATPWVALAHLDEHGRHIEGVEEVRAWLQGLMDEAIEKLDGTHFELAERVRKVESRIAPPGSAAAPYYTPPSEDFSRPGRTWLPTMGETRFPVYDLVSTWYHEGVPGHHLQLAQWAHVAENLSRYQASVGLVSANAEGWALYAERLMDELGFLTDAEVRLGYLDAQMMRALRVIVDIGMHLELEIPADSPFRPGERWTPELAEEFYGAHSSRPKDYVSSELTRYLTIPGQAIGYKLGERAWLLGREKARERHGDAFDLKAWHMAALSQGSLGLDDLVDELSRL; encoded by the coding sequence ATGTCAGACACCAACAGCGCGCTGCCCCGCGAGATCGCCGACGGTTACGTCGACGAGCTGATCGCCCTCGACCCCGTGACCGGAACCTACCTCGGCGCGAAGGAGAGTTCGAGCCGTCTGCCCGACCTCTCGCCCGCGGGCCAGGAGGCCCTCGCGGAGCTGGCCCGCCGGACGCTGGCGCGGCTCGACGAGGCCGAGCGCCGGCCCGGCGCGTACAGCGACATCGAGCGGCGCTGCGCCCGGCTGCTGCGGGAGCGGCTGACCGCCGGACTCGCCGTGCACGAGGCGGACGAGGGGCTGCGCGCGGTCGGCAACCTCGGGACGCCCGTCCACAACGTGCGCGAGGTGTTCACGGTGACCCCGGCGGACACCGAGGAGGACTGGGCGGCGATCGCCGAGCGGCTGCGGGCCGTGCCGGCCGCGCTCACGGGCTACCGCGAGTCCCTGGCGCTCGGCTTGGACCGCACGCTCCACGCGGGCCCCCGCCCGACCGCCGTCTTCGTCGAGCAGCTCGCCGAGTGGGCGGACACCGGCTCGGGCCGCGGCTGGTTCGAGGACTTCGCCGCCGGCGGCCCCGACGCCCTGCGCGGCGAACTGGACCAGGCCGCCCGGGCGGCGACGGCGGCCGTGGCCGAGCTGCGGGACTGGATGCGCGACGTGTACGCGCCGGCCGTCGCGGGCGCTTCGAACACGGTGGGCCGCGAGCGCTACGCCCGCTGGTCGCGCTACTACAACGGCACCGACCTCGACCTGGACGAGGCGTACGCCTACGGCTGGGCGGAGTTCCACCGCCTGCTCGGCGAGATGCGCCAGGAGGCCGAGAAGATCCTGCCGGGCGCCGCGACGCCGTGGGTGGCGCTGGCCCACCTCGACGAGCACGGCCGGCACATCGAGGGCGTCGAAGAGGTCCGCGCGTGGCTGCAGGGCCTGATGGACGAGGCGATCGAGAAGCTGGACGGCACCCACTTCGAACTCGCCGAGCGGGTGCGGAAGGTGGAGTCGCGCATCGCGCCGCCCGGCAGCGCCGCCGCCCCCTACTACACCCCGCCGTCGGAGGACTTCTCCCGTCCGGGCCGCACCTGGCTGCCCACGATGGGCGAGACCCGGTTCCCGGTCTACGACCTGGTGTCCACCTGGTACCACGAGGGCGTGCCCGGCCACCACCTGCAGCTGGCGCAGTGGGCGCACGTCGCCGAAAACCTGTCCCGCTACCAGGCCTCCGTCGGCTTGGTCAGCGCCAACGCCGAGGGCTGGGCGCTGTACGCGGAGCGGCTGATGGACGAGCTGGGCTTCCTCACGGACGCCGAGGTGCGGCTCGGATACCTGGACGCGCAGATGATGCGGGCCCTGCGGGTGATCGTCGACATCGGCATGCACCTGGAGCTGGAGATCCCCGCGGACTCGCCGTTCCGTCCGGGCGAGCGGTGGACGCCGGAACTGGCCGAGGAGTTCTACGGCGCCCACAGCAGCCGCCCGAAGGACTACGTCTCCAGTGAGCTGACCCGCTACCTCACGATCCCCGGCCAGGCCATCGGCTACAAGCTGGGCGAGCGGGCCTGGCTGCTGGGCCGGGAGAAGGCGCGCGAGCGGCACGGCGACGCCTTCGATCTGAAGGCCTGGCACATGGCGGCGCTCTCCCAGGGGTCGCTGGGTCTGGACGACCTGGTGGACGAGCTGTCCCGGCTCTGA
- a CDS encoding SDR family oxidoreductase: MPRLPHPTPEELRRNPLPLRGRTALVTGASRRGGIGYAVARRLAAYGASVYLHHHVPHDATQPWGADRPEEVAASVRAALGDPDARVVHGPGDLADPAAPAELIATAAEALGGRLDILVANHALSGSDGTLDAIDTAMLDAHWAVDTRSVLLLVQAYARLRAGLPPRTPGGRVMMMTSGQDHGGGMPGEIAYALQKGALASITRSLATTLAEQAVTVNTVNPGPVDTDYLTGEAYDRVASRFPAGRWGMPDDPARLIAWLATDEAAWVTGQVIDSEGGFRR; the protein is encoded by the coding sequence ATGCCTCGACTTCCGCACCCCACCCCCGAAGAACTGCGCCGTAACCCGTTGCCGCTGCGCGGGCGGACCGCGCTCGTCACCGGAGCCAGCCGGCGCGGCGGCATCGGGTACGCCGTGGCCCGGCGGCTCGCGGCGTACGGCGCGAGTGTCTATCTGCACCACCACGTGCCGCACGACGCCACCCAGCCCTGGGGCGCCGACCGGCCCGAGGAGGTTGCCGCCTCGGTGCGCGCCGCCCTCGGCGACCCGGACGCGCGGGTCGTGCACGGACCCGGCGACCTCGCCGACCCGGCCGCCCCCGCCGAGCTGATCGCCACCGCCGCCGAAGCGCTCGGCGGACGGCTCGACATCCTCGTCGCCAACCACGCCCTCAGCGGCTCCGACGGCACCCTGGACGCCATCGACACGGCCATGCTCGACGCCCACTGGGCCGTCGACACCCGCTCGGTGCTGCTGCTCGTGCAGGCCTACGCACGGCTGCGCGCCGGGCTGCCGCCGCGCACCCCGGGCGGCCGGGTGATGATGATGACCTCCGGGCAGGACCACGGCGGCGGCATGCCCGGCGAGATCGCCTACGCCCTCCAGAAGGGCGCCCTCGCCTCCATCACCCGCTCCCTCGCGACCACCCTCGCCGAGCAGGCGGTCACCGTGAACACCGTCAACCCCGGCCCGGTCGACACCGACTACCTGACCGGCGAGGCCTACGACCGGGTCGCCTCCCGCTTCCCCGCCGGGCGCTGGGGCATGCCCGACGACCCTGCCCGCCTCATCGCCTGGCTGGCGACGGACGAGGCGGCCTGGGTCACCGGTCAGGTGATCGACTCCGAGGGCGGCTTCCGCAGATGA
- a CDS encoding rhodanese-like domain-containing protein, which yields MTATAAPAAPGLAVTAQAVTAPAPANPVLRVAPAGPAEAAAYFRAALAFHADVADVAAAVAAGGDPGFVVLDTRSTAAWDQGHVPGAVHLPTALIPAQAEELLDKSVPVVTYCWGPGCNGATRAALALAELGYQVKEMLGGFEYWVREGFEFETWEGRERRGADPLTAPVGSKECGC from the coding sequence ATGACCGCCACCGCCGCCCCCGCCGCCCCCGGCCTCGCCGTCACCGCCCAAGCCGTCACCGCCCCAGCCCCCGCCAACCCCGTCCTGCGCGTCGCCCCCGCCGGGCCCGCCGAGGCCGCGGCCTACTTCCGGGCCGCCCTCGCCTTCCACGCGGACGTCGCCGACGTCGCCGCGGCAGTGGCCGCCGGCGGTGATCCGGGTTTCGTGGTGCTGGACACGCGCTCCACCGCGGCGTGGGACCAGGGTCACGTGCCCGGTGCCGTGCACCTGCCGACCGCGCTGATCCCCGCGCAGGCCGAGGAGTTGCTCGACAAGTCGGTGCCCGTCGTCACGTACTGCTGGGGCCCCGGCTGCAACGGCGCCACGCGGGCCGCCCTCGCCCTCGCCGAACTCGGGTACCAGGTCAAGGAGATGCTGGGCGGATTCGAGTACTGGGTGCGGGAGGGCTTCGAGTTCGAGACGTGGGAGGGGCGGGAGCGGCGGGGTGCCGATCCGCTGACGGCGCCCGTGGGCTCAAAGGAGTGCGGGTGCTGA
- a CDS encoding Lrp/AsnC family transcriptional regulator, which produces MTAFSPDATDWRILDVLQREGRASFAELARAVSMSPSAVTERVRRLEEAGVIQGYAAVVDPDRLGLPILAFVRLRYPTGNYKPFHDLVAATPEILEAHHVTGDDCFVIKVAARSMRHLEEVSGRIGALGSVTTSVVYSSPLPRRPLGQ; this is translated from the coding sequence ATGACCGCGTTTTCCCCGGACGCCACCGACTGGCGCATCCTCGACGTCCTCCAGCGGGAGGGCCGCGCCAGCTTCGCCGAACTGGCGCGGGCCGTCTCCATGTCCCCGAGCGCGGTGACCGAGCGGGTGCGCAGGCTGGAGGAGGCGGGTGTCATCCAGGGGTACGCGGCGGTGGTGGACCCCGATCGGCTGGGCCTGCCCATCCTCGCGTTCGTCCGGCTGCGCTACCCGACCGGCAACTACAAGCCGTTCCACGACCTCGTCGCGGCCACGCCCGAGATCCTGGAGGCGCACCACGTCACCGGCGACGACTGCTTCGTCATCAAGGTGGCCGCCCGCTCGATGCGGCACCTGGAGGAGGTGTCGGGCCGGATCGGCGCGCTGGGCTCGGTGACCACGAGTGTCGTGTACTCGTCCCCGCTGCCCAGACGCCCCCTCGGTCAGTGA
- a CDS encoding SMC family ATPase, which yields MRLHRLDITAFGPFGGSQRVDFDALSAAGLFLLHGPTGAGKTSVLDAVCYALYGSVPGARQSGQGTGLRSDHAAPGTRTSVTLELTVAGRRLEITRQPPWERPKKRGKGTTVDKAQTWLREYDAAAGSWRDRSRSHQEIGEEITQLLGMSREQFCQVVLLPQGDFARFLRADAEARGKLLGRLFDTQRFADVEKRLADRRRATEAGVRDGDAALLADAHRMQQAAGGALDLPELAPGDPGLADAVLGAAAIARSTAREELAIALSRLAAAESARAAAGRTLEDVRELARLQRRFAEARQRALRLQERADAHREAHARMERARKAEAVAPALELRDAADAEHRRAAAAEARAQAALPEQYAGAGAAEARARAALPERYAGAGAAGLAAAARRAAEELGGLESARRAERRLADLVAERDGLDRQERADDEIFQEADSWLAGWETTRAELRSRIELAQEAAGRAEQLAERREPARRRLAAARERDRLAGQADAAERQALAAAHDAVEARAHWLDLKEQRLNGIAAELAANLAPGEPCAVCGATDHPAPARKDAAHVDRETEERALAAYQRAEDQRAEHERRLAAVREALAAATAEAGDTPADDLAREAEELERRYQQARASASALHAAQEELRHAEQEHERRTAARQQAAVRAAARVGHRERLESERAALEEELTTARGTAESVAARAAELEQRAARLTEAAEAARTAEDTAQRLKSADARLADAAFRAGFDTPQAAADALLDDAAHRDLQRRLDAWQTEDAAVRAVLAEADTAAAAALPPADLTAAEQAAAEAERWVREAASARDAAERRCAELDRLSARVATAARRLAPLREEYDRVARLAALTAGTSADNERRMRLEAYVLAARLEQVAAAATVRLQRMSSGRYTLVHSDDRSGRGRSGLGLHVVDAWTGRERDTATLSGGETFFASLALALGLADVVTDEAGGVRLDTLFIDEGFGSLDDQTLDEVLDVLDSLRERDRSVGIVSHVADLRRRVHAQLEVVKGRSGSTLRQRGH from the coding sequence ATGAGGTTGCACCGGCTCGACATCACCGCCTTCGGGCCGTTCGGCGGGTCGCAGCGCGTCGACTTCGACGCGCTGTCCGCGGCCGGGCTGTTCCTGCTGCACGGCCCGACCGGCGCGGGCAAGACCTCCGTGCTGGACGCGGTGTGCTACGCGCTCTACGGCTCCGTACCCGGTGCCCGGCAGAGCGGGCAGGGGACCGGGCTGCGCAGCGATCACGCGGCGCCGGGGACCCGGACGTCGGTGACGCTGGAGCTGACCGTCGCCGGCCGCCGGCTGGAGATCACCCGGCAGCCGCCCTGGGAGCGCCCCAAGAAGCGCGGCAAGGGCACCACGGTGGACAAGGCCCAGACGTGGCTGCGCGAGTACGACGCCGCGGCCGGCAGCTGGCGGGACCGCAGCCGCTCGCACCAGGAGATCGGCGAGGAGATCACCCAGCTGCTCGGCATGAGCCGGGAGCAGTTCTGCCAGGTCGTGCTGTTGCCGCAGGGCGACTTCGCGCGGTTCCTGCGCGCCGACGCCGAGGCCCGCGGCAAGCTGCTCGGCCGGCTCTTCGACACCCAGCGCTTCGCCGACGTGGAGAAGCGGCTCGCCGACCGCCGCCGCGCCACCGAGGCCGGTGTCCGCGACGGCGACGCGGCCCTGCTCGCCGACGCCCACCGGATGCAGCAGGCGGCCGGCGGCGCCCTGGACCTGCCCGAGCTGGCCCCCGGCGACCCCGGCCTGGCCGACGCCGTGCTCGGCGCCGCCGCCATCGCCCGCAGCACCGCCCGCGAGGAGCTGGCCATCGCCCTCTCGCGGCTCGCCGCCGCCGAGTCCGCGCGGGCCGCCGCCGGCCGCACCCTGGAGGACGTACGCGAACTGGCCCGGCTGCAACGGCGGTTCGCCGAGGCCCGGCAGCGGGCGCTGCGGTTGCAGGAGCGGGCCGACGCCCACCGCGAGGCGCACGCCCGGATGGAGCGCGCCCGCAAGGCCGAGGCCGTGGCGCCCGCCCTGGAGCTGCGCGACGCCGCCGACGCCGAGCACCGCCGCGCGGCCGCCGCCGAGGCCCGCGCGCAGGCCGCGCTGCCCGAGCAGTACGCCGGCGCCGGCGCCGCCGAGGCCCGCGCGCGGGCCGCGCTGCCCGAGCGGTACGCCGGCGCCGGAGCCGCCGGGCTCGCCGCCGCCGCCCGCCGGGCCGCCGAGGAACTGGGCGGACTGGAATCGGCCCGCCGCGCGGAACGCCGCCTCGCCGACCTCGTCGCCGAACGCGACGGCCTCGACCGCCAGGAGCGCGCCGACGACGAGATCTTCCAGGAGGCCGACTCCTGGCTCGCCGGATGGGAGACCACCCGCGCGGAGCTGCGGTCCCGCATCGAGTTGGCGCAGGAGGCCGCGGGGCGGGCGGAACAGCTCGCCGAGCGGCGCGAACCCGCCCGGCGGCGGCTGGCCGCGGCCCGCGAACGCGACCGGCTCGCCGGCCAGGCGGACGCCGCCGAACGGCAGGCCCTCGCCGCCGCCCACGACGCCGTCGAGGCCCGTGCCCACTGGCTCGACCTGAAGGAACAGCGGCTGAACGGCATCGCCGCCGAACTCGCCGCGAACCTCGCCCCCGGCGAGCCCTGCGCCGTCTGCGGTGCCACCGACCACCCCGCACCCGCCCGCAAGGACGCCGCGCACGTCGACCGGGAGACCGAGGAACGCGCCCTCGCCGCCTACCAGCGCGCCGAGGACCAGCGCGCCGAGCACGAACGGCGTCTGGCCGCCGTACGGGAGGCACTGGCCGCCGCCACCGCCGAGGCCGGGGACACCCCCGCCGACGACCTCGCTCGCGAGGCCGAGGAGCTGGAGCGGCGGTACCAGCAGGCGCGCGCCTCCGCCTCCGCCCTGCACGCCGCCCAGGAGGAGCTGCGCCACGCCGAGCAGGAGCACGAGCGGCGCACCGCCGCCCGGCAGCAGGCCGCCGTCCGGGCCGCCGCGCGCGTCGGCCACCGGGAACGCCTGGAGAGCGAACGGGCCGCGCTGGAGGAGGAGCTGACCACCGCGCGGGGCACTGCCGAGAGCGTGGCCGCGCGCGCCGCCGAGCTGGAGCAGCGGGCCGCCCGGCTCACCGAGGCGGCCGAGGCCGCCCGCACCGCCGAGGACACCGCCCAGCGCCTGAAGAGCGCCGACGCGCGGCTCGCCGACGCCGCCTTCCGGGCCGGTTTCGACACCCCGCAGGCCGCCGCCGACGCCCTCCTCGACGACGCCGCCCACCGTGACCTGCAACGCCGGTTGGACGCCTGGCAGACCGAGGACGCCGCCGTCCGCGCGGTGCTCGCCGAGGCCGACACCGCCGCCGCGGCCGCACTGCCGCCCGCCGACCTCACCGCCGCCGAACAGGCCGCCGCCGAGGCGGAGCGCTGGGTGCGCGAGGCCGCCTCCGCGCGGGACGCCGCCGAGCGCCGGTGCGCCGAACTCGACCGGCTCTCCGCGCGCGTGGCCACCGCGGCGCGCCGCCTGGCGCCGCTGCGCGAGGAGTACGACCGGGTCGCCCGCCTCGCCGCGCTCACGGCCGGCACCTCCGCCGACAACGAGCGCCGGATGCGCCTGGAGGCCTACGTCCTCGCCGCCCGCCTGGAGCAGGTCGCCGCCGCCGCGACCGTACGGCTCCAGCGCATGTCGTCCGGCCGGTACACCCTGGTGCACTCCGACGACCGGTCCGGGCGCGGCCGCAGCGGGCTCGGACTGCATGTCGTCGACGCCTGGACCGGACGCGAGCGGGACACGGCCACCCTGTCCGGCGGCGAGACCTTCTTCGCCTCGCTCGCCCTCGCCCTCGGACTCGCCGACGTCGTCACCGACGAGGCCGGCGGGGTCCGCCTCGACACCCTCTTCATCGACGAGGGGTTCGGCAGCCTCGACGACCAGACCCTGGACGAGGTGCTGGACGTGCTCGACTCACTGCGCGAACGGGACCGCAGCGTCGGCATCGTCAGTCACGTCGCCGACCTGCGGCGGCGCGTCCACGCCCAGCTGGAGGTCGTCAAGGGCAGATCCGGCTCCACGCTGCGGCAGCGCGGTCACTGA
- a CDS encoding exonuclease SbcCD subunit D — protein MRLLHTSDWHLGRAFHRVNMLGAQAEFIGHLVTTVRERGVDAVVVSGDVYDRAVPPLAAVELFDDALHRLAALGVPTVMISGNHDSARRLGVGAGLIDRAGIHLRTDPAACGTPVVLRDAHGDVAFYGLPYLEPALVKDQFGVEKAGHEAVLAAAMDRVRADLASRAPGTRSVVLAHAFVTGGHASDSERDITVGGVAAVPAGVFDGVDYAALGHLHGCQTITDRVRYSGSPLPYSFSEAEHRKSMWLVDLDADGAVTAERVDCPVPRPLARLRGTLEELLADPELTRHEEAWIEATLTDAVRPTEPMARLTERFPHTLSLVFAPERAPDDPDVSYARRLAGRTDQQIAEDFVAHVRGAGPDDQERTVLREAFDAVRADRAVREVTP, from the coding sequence ATGCGACTGCTGCACACTTCCGACTGGCATCTCGGCCGGGCGTTCCACCGGGTGAACATGCTCGGGGCCCAGGCCGAGTTCATCGGTCATCTCGTCACCACCGTGCGGGAGCGCGGCGTGGACGCGGTGGTCGTGTCGGGAGACGTGTACGACCGCGCGGTGCCGCCGCTCGCCGCCGTCGAGCTGTTCGACGACGCCCTGCACCGGCTGGCCGCCCTCGGCGTGCCCACGGTGATGATCTCCGGCAACCACGACTCGGCGCGCCGCCTCGGGGTCGGCGCCGGACTCATCGACCGGGCGGGCATCCACCTGCGGACCGACCCGGCGGCGTGCGGCACCCCGGTCGTCCTGCGGGACGCCCACGGAGACGTGGCCTTCTACGGGCTGCCGTATCTGGAACCCGCCCTCGTGAAGGACCAGTTCGGCGTGGAGAAGGCCGGGCACGAGGCGGTGCTGGCCGCCGCCATGGACCGGGTCCGCGCGGACCTCGCCAGCCGCGCGCCGGGCACCCGGTCCGTCGTCCTCGCCCACGCCTTCGTCACCGGCGGCCACGCCAGCGACAGCGAGCGCGACATCACCGTCGGCGGAGTCGCCGCCGTCCCGGCCGGAGTCTTCGACGGCGTCGACTACGCCGCGCTGGGGCACCTGCACGGCTGCCAGACCATCACCGACCGCGTGCGCTACTCCGGCTCCCCGCTGCCGTACTCCTTCTCGGAGGCCGAGCACCGCAAGAGCATGTGGCTCGTCGACCTCGACGCCGACGGCGCGGTCACCGCCGAGCGCGTCGACTGCCCGGTGCCACGCCCCCTGGCCCGCCTCCGCGGCACCCTGGAGGAGCTGCTCGCCGACCCGGAGCTGACGCGGCACGAGGAGGCGTGGATCGAGGCCACCCTCACCGACGCGGTCCGCCCCACCGAGCCCATGGCCCGCCTCACCGAGCGCTTCCCGCACACGCTCAGCCTCGTCTTCGCCCCCGAGCGGGCCCCCGACGACCCCGACGTCTCCTACGCCCGCCGCCTGGCCGGCCGCACCGACCAGCAGATCGCCGAGGACTTCGTCGCCCACGTCCGCGGCGCCGGTCCCGACGACCAAGAGCGCACGGTCCTCCGCGAGGCCTTCGACGCGGTCCGCGCGGACCGGGCGGTGCGGGAGGTGACCCCGTGA
- a CDS encoding YigZ family protein, which yields MQDEYRTVARAGVHETEVNRSRFLCALAPAATEREAQDFVAAVRKEHADATHNCWAYVIGADAAIQKASDDGEPGGTAGAPMLQMLLRRDMRYVVAVVTRYYGGVKLGAGGLIRAYGGAVGEALDALGTITRRRFRLATVTVDHQRAGKVQNDLRASGRVVRDVRYGEAVTIEIGLPDADVDAFRAWLADATAGTAGFELGGEAYGDA from the coding sequence ATGCAGGACGAGTACCGCACGGTCGCCCGCGCGGGCGTGCACGAGACCGAGGTCAACCGCTCCCGCTTCCTGTGCGCCCTGGCGCCGGCGGCCACCGAGCGGGAGGCCCAGGACTTCGTCGCCGCCGTGCGCAAGGAGCACGCCGACGCCACCCACAACTGCTGGGCGTACGTCATCGGCGCCGACGCCGCGATCCAGAAGGCCAGCGACGACGGCGAACCCGGCGGCACCGCCGGCGCCCCGATGCTCCAGATGCTGCTGCGCCGCGACATGCGGTACGTCGTCGCCGTCGTCACCCGCTACTACGGCGGCGTCAAGCTCGGCGCCGGCGGGCTCATCCGGGCCTACGGCGGAGCCGTCGGGGAGGCCCTGGACGCGCTCGGCACGATCACCCGGCGGCGGTTCCGGCTGGCCACGGTGACCGTCGACCACCAGCGCGCGGGAAAGGTCCAGAACGATCTGCGCGCATCCGGGCGGGTGGTGCGGGACGTGCGCTACGGCGAGGCGGTCACCATCGAGATCGGGCTGCCCGACGCCGACGTGGACGCCTTCCGCGCCTGGCTGGCGGACGCGACGGCCGGGACGGCGGGGTTCGAACTGGGCGGGGAGGCGTACGGAGACGCATGA
- a CDS encoding histidine phosphatase family protein, with protein MIERAEAGPLRRLVVLRHAKSARPPGVPDHDRPLAPRGRRDAPAAGRALAAADCLPDLALCSTAVRARQTWELAAAQWGTPPAVRHDPRLYAADAPGLLAVVRETPPRVGTLLLVGHNPALEDLVLGLAGDGLDDTLERVRAKFPTSALAVLSWRGTGWPELDPGAALLTWVTVPRGRKK; from the coding sequence GTGATCGAGCGCGCCGAGGCCGGCCCGCTGCGCCGACTGGTCGTGCTGCGGCACGCCAAGTCCGCGCGGCCGCCCGGTGTGCCCGACCACGACCGGCCGCTCGCCCCGCGCGGGCGCCGCGACGCCCCGGCCGCCGGACGGGCCCTCGCCGCGGCCGACTGCCTGCCCGACCTCGCCCTGTGCTCCACCGCCGTCCGCGCGCGGCAGACCTGGGAGCTGGCCGCCGCCCAGTGGGGCACCCCGCCGGCGGTCCGGCACGACCCGCGGCTGTACGCCGCCGACGCGCCCGGCCTGCTCGCCGTCGTGCGCGAGACACCGCCCCGCGTGGGCACCCTGCTGCTCGTCGGCCACAACCCGGCACTGGAGGACCTGGTGCTCGGCCTGGCCGGAGACGGCCTCGACGACACCCTGGAGCGGGTCCGCGCGAAGTTCCCCACCTCGGCGCTCGCCGTCCTGTCCTGGCGCGGCACCGGCTGGCCGGAGCTGGACCCCGGCGCGGCGCTGCTGACCTGGGTGACGGTGCCGAGGGGGAGGAAGAAGTAG
- a CDS encoding CoA-binding protein — MYGDAATVRKILTESGDTWAVVGLSNNERRAAYGVARVLQRFGKRVVPVHPKAETVHGEQGYASLADIPFDVDVVDVFVNSDLAGAVADEAVAKGAKAVWFQLDVIDEAAYERTRAAGLDMVMDRCPAIEIPRLG, encoded by the coding sequence GTGTACGGCGACGCAGCCACCGTTCGCAAGATCCTCACCGAGAGCGGCGACACCTGGGCCGTGGTGGGTCTGTCGAACAACGAGCGGCGCGCGGCGTACGGCGTCGCCCGCGTGCTCCAGCGCTTCGGCAAGCGCGTCGTGCCCGTCCACCCGAAGGCGGAGACGGTGCACGGGGAGCAGGGGTACGCCTCGCTCGCCGACATCCCCTTCGACGTGGACGTCGTGGACGTCTTCGTCAACAGCGACCTCGCCGGAGCCGTCGCCGACGAGGCGGTCGCGAAGGGCGCGAAGGCGGTCTGGTTCCAACTGGACGTCATCGACGAGGCGGCGTACGAGCGCACCCGCGCGGCCGGGCTCGACATGGTGATGGACCGGTGCCCCGCCATCGAGATCCCGCGGCTCGGCTGA
- a CDS encoding 4-hydroxybenzoate 3-monooxygenase — protein MTSTPHANFPSPQGFPVVIVGAGPAGLTLGNILRAASVDCVVLEAESREFIERRPRAGVLEEWAVRGLERHGLAGNLLARAQRHTRCEFRVGGRRHRLPYTELTGHHHFVYPQPLLVTDLVREYADVRGGDIRFGVRDVRLHDLDTDRPSVSYLCPESGERQLIRCAFVAGCDGARGVTRAALPPHAARTARHDYGVGWLALLAEAPPSSDCVVFGVHPHGFAGHMARSPEVTRYYLQCPPGDDPANWPHERVWAELRLRLGAADAPPLTEGRLIEKRVLDMHNYVVEPMTYGRLFLAGDAAHLTAPIAAKGMNLALHDAFLLGDALVAHLTRGDSEGLAGYSAACLERVWDCQEFSQWLSEVYHGTASGDPYRAGTTLARLRRLSDSPRAATAFAEQYLGITPHTSR, from the coding sequence GTGACCAGCACCCCCCACGCCAACTTCCCGTCCCCGCAAGGCTTTCCGGTCGTCATCGTCGGCGCCGGGCCCGCCGGGCTCACCCTCGGCAACATCCTGCGGGCCGCCTCGGTGGACTGCGTGGTGCTGGAGGCGGAGAGCAGGGAGTTCATCGAGCGGCGGCCACGGGCCGGGGTGCTGGAGGAGTGGGCGGTACGCGGCCTGGAGCGGCACGGCCTGGCGGGCAACCTGCTGGCGCGGGCCCAGCGGCACACCCGGTGCGAGTTCCGCGTCGGCGGCCGGCGCCACCGGCTGCCGTACACCGAGCTGACGGGTCATCACCACTTCGTCTATCCCCAGCCGTTGCTGGTGACGGACCTGGTGCGGGAGTACGCGGACGTGCGCGGCGGCGACATCCGGTTCGGGGTGCGGGACGTACGGCTGCACGACCTGGACACCGACCGTCCGTCGGTGTCGTACCTGTGCCCGGAGAGCGGCGAACGGCAGCTGATCCGCTGCGCCTTCGTCGCGGGGTGCGACGGGGCGCGCGGCGTGACGCGCGCCGCGCTGCCCCCGCACGCGGCCCGGACCGCCCGGCACGACTACGGCGTGGGCTGGCTGGCCCTGCTCGCCGAGGCGCCGCCCTCCTCGGACTGCGTGGTGTTCGGCGTCCACCCCCACGGGTTCGCCGGGCACATGGCGCGCAGCCCCGAGGTCACCCGCTACTACCTGCAGTGCCCGCCCGGCGACGACCCGGCGAACTGGCCGCACGAGCGGGTCTGGGCCGAGCTGCGGTTGCGGCTCGGCGCGGCGGACGCCCCGCCGCTGACCGAGGGACGGCTGATCGAGAAGCGGGTGCTGGACATGCACAACTACGTCGTGGAGCCCATGACGTACGGCCGTCTGTTCCTGGCCGGGGACGCGGCGCATCTGACCGCGCCGATCGCCGCCAAGGGCATGAACCTCGCCCTGCACGACGCGTTCCTGCTCGGCGACGCGCTCGTCGCGCACCTGACCCGCGGCGACAGCGAAGGACTGGCCGGGTACTCGGCGGCCTGCCTGGAGCGCGTCTGGGACTGCCAGGAGTTCTCGCAGTGGCTGTCCGAGGTGTACCACGGCACGGCCTCGGGCGACCCCTACCGCGCGGGGACCACGCTCGCCCGGCTGCGCCGTCTTTCCGACTCCCCGCGCGCGGCGACCGCGTTCGCGGAGCAGTACCTGGGCATCACGCCGCACACCTCCCGATGA